The following coding sequences lie in one Manis javanica isolate MJ-LG chromosome X, MJ_LKY, whole genome shotgun sequence genomic window:
- the ARHGAP4 gene encoding rho GTPase-activating protein 4 isoform X6, translating into MRWQLGEQLRCLELQGELRRELLQELAEFMRRRAEVELEYSRGLDKLAERFLGRGGRLGGGSREHQSFRKEPSLLSPLHCWAVLLQQTRQQSRESAALGEVLAGPLAQRLSHVAEDVGRIVKKSKDLEQQLQEELLEVVSELQMAKKTYQVYHMESVNAEAKLREAERQEEKRAGRSAATATTATTEAGPLRKSSLKKGGRLVEKRQAKFLEHKLKCTKARNEYLLSLASVNAAVSNYYLHDVMDLMDCCDTGFHLALGHVLRSYTAAESRTQASQMQGLGSLEEAVEALDPPGDKAKVLEVHAVAFCPPLRFDYQPHEGDEVAAIQVEMELREEILPRAQNIQSRLDRQTIETEEVSKTLKATLQALLEGVTLEDGDALDSFQVSPSTESLKSTSSDPGVRQASRRRGQQQETETFYITKLQEYLSGRSILAKLQAKHEKLQEAIQRGDKEEQEGSCRTQYTQRKFQKSRYPRPSSQYNQKLFGGDMEKFIQSSGQPVPLVVESCVRFINLNGLQHEGIFRVSGAQPRVSEIRDAFERGEDPLVEGCTAHDLDSVAGVLKLYFRSLEPPLFTPDLFRELLASAELEAVAERVERVSCLLARLPGSVLVVLRYLFTFLNHLAQYSDENMMDPYNLAVCFGPTLLPVPVGQDPVALQGRVNQLVQTLIMQPARVFPPLSLLPGPAYEKCMAPPSASCLGDAQLEGLPGETEPEMEAGTLAPEDDPEGVVEAVACFAYVGRTAQELTFQRGDVLRLHERASSDWWRGERAGTWGLIPHKYIALPTGAEKHAAGQGLQAAGELVSSAEAILAVEFIHRPEPGTPGGPSGPRRHCVVPASPERHVEVDKAVAQTMDSVFKELLGRTAVRQGLGPASTNSTSPGLRSPKPLACSSLGKNKGFSRGPGVPASPLASHPQGLDLPFKPH; encoded by the exons ATGCGCTGGCAGCTAGGTGAGCAGCTGCGCTGCCTGGAGCTGCAGGGCGAGCTGCGGCGGGAGCTGCTGCAGGAGCTGGCTGAGTTCATGCGGCGCCGCGCTGAGGTGGAGCTGGAGTATTCCCGTGGCCTGGACAAGCTGGCCGAGCGCTTCTTGGGCCGCGGCGGCCGTCTGGGGGGCGGCAGCCGGGAGCACCAGAGCTTCCG GAAGGAACCGTCCCTCCTGTCACCCTTGCACTGCTGGGCCGTTTTGCTGCAGCAGACACGACAGCAGAGCCGGGAGAGTGCAGCCCTTGGCGAGGTGCTGGCAGGGCCCTTGGCCCAGCGCCTGAGTCACGTCGCAGAAGATGTAGGGCGCATCGTCAAGAAG AGTAAGGATctggagcagcagctgcaggaggAGCTCCTGGAGGTGGTGTCAGAGCTTCAGATG GCCAAGAAAACGTACCAGGTGTACCACATGGAGAGCGTGAATGCCGAAGCCAAGCTCCGAGAAGCTGAGCGGCAGGAGGAGAAGCGGGCAGGCCGGAGTGCTGCCACCGCCACCACTGCCACCACGGAGGCAGGGCCCCTCCGCAAGAGCTCCCTCAAGAAGGGAGGGCGGCTAGTGGAGAAG CGTCAGGCCAAGTTCTTGGAGCACAAACTCAAGTGCACAAAGGCACGCAACGAGTACCTGCTTAGCCTGGCCAGTGTCAATGCTGCTGTCAGCAACTACTACTTGCATGATGTCATGGACCTCATGGAC TGCTGTGACACAGGGTTCCACTTGGCCTTGGGGCATGTGCTCCGGAGCTACACAGCTGCTGAGAGCCGCACCCAAGCCTCCCAGATGCAGGGCCTGGGCAGCCTGGAAGAAGCGGTAGAGGCCCTAGATCCTCCGGGGGACAAGGCCAAGGTGCTAGAGGTGCATGCAGTCGCCTTCTGTCCCCCACTTCGTTTTGACTACCAGCCCCATGAGGGGGATGAG GTGGCTGCGATCCAGGTTGAGATGGAGCTACGGGAGGAGATTCTGCCCAGAGCCCAGAATATCCAGAGCCGCCTAGACCGACAGACCATCGAGACAGAGGAG gtGAGCAAGACGCTGAAGGCCACACTGCAGGCCCTGCTAGAGGGGGTGACTTTGGAAGATGGGGACGCACTCGACTCCTTCCAGGTCAGTCCCTCCACTGAGTCCCTCAAGTCCACCAGCTCTGACCCAGGTGTTCGGCAGGCCAGCCGGAGGCGGGGCCAGCAACAGGAGACGGAGACCTTCTACATTACG AAGCTCCAGGAGTACCTGAGTGGACGGAGCATCCTTGCCAAGCTGCAGGCCAAGCATGAGAAACTACAAGAGGCCATTCAGCGAG GTGACAAGGAGGAGCAGGAGGGGTCTTG CAGGACCCagtacacacagagaaaattccAGAAGAGCCGCTACCCACGCCCCAGCTCCCAGTATAACCAGAAACTCTTCGGGGGAGACATGGAGAAGTTTATCCAG AGCTCAGGCCAGCCTGTGCCCCTAGTCGTGGAGAGTTGTGTCCGCTTTATTAACCTCAATG GCCTGCAGCACGAGGGCATCTTCCGGGTGTCTGGTGCCCAGCCCCGGGTCTCGGAGATCCGTGATGCTTTTGAAAGAG GGGAAGACCCGCTGGTGGAAGGCTGCACCGCCCATGACCTGGACTCAGTAGCAGGGGTACTAAAGCTGTACTTCCGAAGCCTCGAGCCACCCCTTTTCACCCCGGACCTGTTCAGAGAGCTGCTGGCTTCTGCAG AGCTGGAGGCTGTGGCAGAGCGAGTGGAGCGCGTGAGCTGCCTCCTGGCACGGCTGCCTGGATCTGTGCTGGTGGTCCTGCGCTATCTCTTCACCTTCCTCAACCA CTTGGCCCAGTACAGTGATGAGAACATGATGGACCCCTACAACCTGGCTGTGTGCTTCGGGCCAACGCTGCTGCCCGTGCCTGTGGGGCAGGACCCAGTGGCCTTGCAGGGCCGCGTGAACCAGCTGGTGCAGACACTTATCATGCAGCCTGCGCGGGTCTTCCCGCCCCTGTCCCTGCTGCCGGGCCCGGCCTACGAGAAGTGCATGGCACCGCCCTCTGCCAGCTGTCTGGG GGATGCCCAGCTGGAGGGCCTGCCAGGGGAGACAGAGCCGGAGATGGAAGCTGGGACCCTAGCCCCGGAGGATg ACCCAGAGGGGGTTGTGGAGGCCGTGGCCTGCTTCGCCTACGTGGGCCGCACAGCCCAGGAGCTGACCTTCCAGCGCGGGGATGTGCTTCGGCTGCACGAGCGGGCCTCAAGCGACTGGTGGCGGGGCGAGCGTGCTGGTACCTGGGGACTCATTCCTCACAAGTACATCGCGCTGCCCACGGG GGCAGAGAAACATGCAGCCGGTCaggggctgcaggctgcaggggaGCTGGTCAGCAGTGCAGAGGCCATCTTGGCTGTGGAGTTCATCCATCG GCCAGAGCCAGGCACCCCTGGAGGCCCCTCTGGGCCCAGAAGGCACTGCGTGGTTCCAGCCTCCCCAGAGCGACACGTGGAGGTGGACAAG GCTGTGGCCCAGACCATGGATTCTGTGTTTAAGGAGCTCTTGGGAAGGACCGCTGTCCGCCAGGGCCTCGGGCCGGCATCCACGAACTCCACCAGCCCTGGGCTACGCAGCCCAAAGCCTCTGGCCTGCAGCAGTCTCGGCAAAAACAAGGGCTTCTCCCGTGGACCTGGGGTGCCGGCCTCACCCTTGGCGTCCCATCCCCAGGGCCTGGACTTGCCCTTCAAGCCACACTGA
- the ARHGAP4 gene encoding rho GTPase-activating protein 4 isoform X3, which yields MAAHGKLRRERGLQTEYETQVKEMRWQLGEQLRCLELQGELRRELLQELAEFMRRRAEVELEYSRGLDKLAERFLGRGGRLGGGSREHQSFRKEPSLLSPLHCWAVLLQQTRQQSRESAALGEVLAGPLAQRLSHVAEDVGRIVKKSKDLEQQLQEELLEVVSELQMAKKTYQVYHMESVNAEAKLREAERQEEKRAGRSAATATTATTEAGPLRKSSLKKGGRLVEKRQAKFLEHKLKCTKARNEYLLSLASVNAAVSNYYLHDVMDLMDCCDTGFHLALGHVLRSYTAAESRTQASQMQGLGSLEEAVEALDPPGDKAKVLEVHAVAFCPPLRFDYQPHEGDEVAAIQVEMELREEILPRAQNIQSRLDRQTIETEEVSKTLKATLQALLEGVTLEDGDALDSFQVSPSTESLKSTSSDPGVRQASRRRGQQQETETFYITLQEYLSGRSILAKLQAKHEKLQEAIQRGDKEEQEGSCRTQYTQRKFQKSRYPRPSSQYNQKLFGGDMEKFIQSSGQPVPLVVESCVRFINLNGLQHEGIFRVSGAQPRVSEIRDAFERGEDPLVEGCTAHDLDSVAGVLKLYFRSLEPPLFTPDLFRELLASAELEAVAERVERVSCLLARLPGSVLVVLRYLFTFLNHLAQYSDENMMDPYNLAVCFGPTLLPVPVGQDPVALQGRVNQLVQTLIMQPARVFPPLSLLPGPAYEKCMAPPSASCLGDAQLEGLPGETEPEMEAGTLAPEDDPEGVVEAVACFAYVGRTAQELTFQRGDVLRLHERASSDWWRGERAGTWGLIPHKYIALPTGAEKHAAGQGLQAAGELVSSAEAILAVEFIHRPEPGTPGGPSGPRRHCVVPASPERHVEVDKAVAQTMDSVFKELLGRTAVRQGLGPASTNSTSPGLRSPKPLACSSLGKNKGFSRGPGVPASPLASHPQGLDLPFKPH from the exons AGATGCGCTGGCAGCTAGGTGAGCAGCTGCGCTGCCTGGAGCTGCAGGGCGAGCTGCGGCGGGAGCTGCTGCAGGAGCTGGCTGAGTTCATGCGGCGCCGCGCTGAGGTGGAGCTGGAGTATTCCCGTGGCCTGGACAAGCTGGCCGAGCGCTTCTTGGGCCGCGGCGGCCGTCTGGGGGGCGGCAGCCGGGAGCACCAGAGCTTCCG GAAGGAACCGTCCCTCCTGTCACCCTTGCACTGCTGGGCCGTTTTGCTGCAGCAGACACGACAGCAGAGCCGGGAGAGTGCAGCCCTTGGCGAGGTGCTGGCAGGGCCCTTGGCCCAGCGCCTGAGTCACGTCGCAGAAGATGTAGGGCGCATCGTCAAGAAG AGTAAGGATctggagcagcagctgcaggaggAGCTCCTGGAGGTGGTGTCAGAGCTTCAGATG GCCAAGAAAACGTACCAGGTGTACCACATGGAGAGCGTGAATGCCGAAGCCAAGCTCCGAGAAGCTGAGCGGCAGGAGGAGAAGCGGGCAGGCCGGAGTGCTGCCACCGCCACCACTGCCACCACGGAGGCAGGGCCCCTCCGCAAGAGCTCCCTCAAGAAGGGAGGGCGGCTAGTGGAGAAG CGTCAGGCCAAGTTCTTGGAGCACAAACTCAAGTGCACAAAGGCACGCAACGAGTACCTGCTTAGCCTGGCCAGTGTCAATGCTGCTGTCAGCAACTACTACTTGCATGATGTCATGGACCTCATGGAC TGCTGTGACACAGGGTTCCACTTGGCCTTGGGGCATGTGCTCCGGAGCTACACAGCTGCTGAGAGCCGCACCCAAGCCTCCCAGATGCAGGGCCTGGGCAGCCTGGAAGAAGCGGTAGAGGCCCTAGATCCTCCGGGGGACAAGGCCAAGGTGCTAGAGGTGCATGCAGTCGCCTTCTGTCCCCCACTTCGTTTTGACTACCAGCCCCATGAGGGGGATGAG GTGGCTGCGATCCAGGTTGAGATGGAGCTACGGGAGGAGATTCTGCCCAGAGCCCAGAATATCCAGAGCCGCCTAGACCGACAGACCATCGAGACAGAGGAG gtGAGCAAGACGCTGAAGGCCACACTGCAGGCCCTGCTAGAGGGGGTGACTTTGGAAGATGGGGACGCACTCGACTCCTTCCAGGTCAGTCCCTCCACTGAGTCCCTCAAGTCCACCAGCTCTGACCCAGGTGTTCGGCAGGCCAGCCGGAGGCGGGGCCAGCAACAGGAGACGGAGACCTTCTACATTACG CTCCAGGAGTACCTGAGTGGACGGAGCATCCTTGCCAAGCTGCAGGCCAAGCATGAGAAACTACAAGAGGCCATTCAGCGAG GTGACAAGGAGGAGCAGGAGGGGTCTTG CAGGACCCagtacacacagagaaaattccAGAAGAGCCGCTACCCACGCCCCAGCTCCCAGTATAACCAGAAACTCTTCGGGGGAGACATGGAGAAGTTTATCCAG AGCTCAGGCCAGCCTGTGCCCCTAGTCGTGGAGAGTTGTGTCCGCTTTATTAACCTCAATG GCCTGCAGCACGAGGGCATCTTCCGGGTGTCTGGTGCCCAGCCCCGGGTCTCGGAGATCCGTGATGCTTTTGAAAGAG GGGAAGACCCGCTGGTGGAAGGCTGCACCGCCCATGACCTGGACTCAGTAGCAGGGGTACTAAAGCTGTACTTCCGAAGCCTCGAGCCACCCCTTTTCACCCCGGACCTGTTCAGAGAGCTGCTGGCTTCTGCAG AGCTGGAGGCTGTGGCAGAGCGAGTGGAGCGCGTGAGCTGCCTCCTGGCACGGCTGCCTGGATCTGTGCTGGTGGTCCTGCGCTATCTCTTCACCTTCCTCAACCA CTTGGCCCAGTACAGTGATGAGAACATGATGGACCCCTACAACCTGGCTGTGTGCTTCGGGCCAACGCTGCTGCCCGTGCCTGTGGGGCAGGACCCAGTGGCCTTGCAGGGCCGCGTGAACCAGCTGGTGCAGACACTTATCATGCAGCCTGCGCGGGTCTTCCCGCCCCTGTCCCTGCTGCCGGGCCCGGCCTACGAGAAGTGCATGGCACCGCCCTCTGCCAGCTGTCTGGG GGATGCCCAGCTGGAGGGCCTGCCAGGGGAGACAGAGCCGGAGATGGAAGCTGGGACCCTAGCCCCGGAGGATg ACCCAGAGGGGGTTGTGGAGGCCGTGGCCTGCTTCGCCTACGTGGGCCGCACAGCCCAGGAGCTGACCTTCCAGCGCGGGGATGTGCTTCGGCTGCACGAGCGGGCCTCAAGCGACTGGTGGCGGGGCGAGCGTGCTGGTACCTGGGGACTCATTCCTCACAAGTACATCGCGCTGCCCACGGG GGCAGAGAAACATGCAGCCGGTCaggggctgcaggctgcaggggaGCTGGTCAGCAGTGCAGAGGCCATCTTGGCTGTGGAGTTCATCCATCG GCCAGAGCCAGGCACCCCTGGAGGCCCCTCTGGGCCCAGAAGGCACTGCGTGGTTCCAGCCTCCCCAGAGCGACACGTGGAGGTGGACAAG GCTGTGGCCCAGACCATGGATTCTGTGTTTAAGGAGCTCTTGGGAAGGACCGCTGTCCGCCAGGGCCTCGGGCCGGCATCCACGAACTCCACCAGCCCTGGGCTACGCAGCCCAAAGCCTCTGGCCTGCAGCAGTCTCGGCAAAAACAAGGGCTTCTCCCGTGGACCTGGGGTGCCGGCCTCACCCTTGGCGTCCCATCCCCAGGGCCTGGACTTGCCCTTCAAGCCACACTGA